From the Odontesthes bonariensis isolate fOdoBon6 chromosome 9, fOdoBon6.hap1, whole genome shotgun sequence genome, the window CATTATAACCAGTGAACTTTCAGATTCAATTCTGACTGACCGTAATCCTCTTTTCCAATCAATCATTCTGGCTAGTCTACCACTGGATCCATTGTCAGCCTTCTCTGTCAACCCTGTGCTAAAGGAACTTGTCGGATCTCAACTACTCTGGTACAAGCTTTCTGGTTGTGCAGTGTCTGGTCCTGAAATCAAGAATCCAGTCTACCCGCCTCAGAGGTTTACTCTTTACTGTAGACTTCAAGCTCAACTGTGTGAGTGGTTATACCTCTATGGGCACACCAAGCCAGTGAAAGATCGATAACATTTCGCTACAAAGATAGAATAAGCTTTTAAAAGGCTCATAAATTTATAATCATATAAACAGTGTgcaagttttgtttttcagttatttatttttttgtacagCATAGACTGGTCATTTTTGAGCAATTAAAGCTAAATAGACAGTTTTTATAAAGGATATTCTTTGGATGATAGTAATACTATTCAAAAAAATTtcagccacccctcatttctttataagtGTTTGTGCAATTCAGCTCAACTTGaaattcaatatttggtatgaTCAACTTATTCAACATAAAAGGAACCATCTTTGACAAGCTTTCTTATAGTTTCTTTAACCAGTCCTTAGGaatagttttccaggcttttTGAAGGACAAAGCTCTGCTTTGGATAAATTCTGCCTTTTAATCCATTCTCTGTCATAATTATCCCACACTGCATCactaatgttgaggtccgggctttGGGGAGGCCAATTTCTTGCTTATAGTGTATTGAATCATTGTGTGATTTTCAGTCCAGGCATGCTTTTTGCAAAGTGTTTTACAAATGGCTCCAGACACTCAGTTTTGTACCTTTCTCTTGACATCCTCCTAACATAGAGAGGATGAAAGTGAACCAAGAATTTCTTGTTTGAATTCGTAACGCCAGAAGAAAATGTGTCTGCTGATAACAAAGAGCCTGTAAATACAATTTGaaattgtatttttgctatgttGCATGCGGATACAGcactgattcttttttttttgttaagggcccctttttaatgtgtgaatgATTGACAGGTCAGTGTGGCttacaaaagaaataaaaaagtaaacttaaaaaaaaaaaaaaaaactctgaaaatggtcagaaaCAAGAAAAGATATTCCTTGTGTCACAATGGGTAggtgaggtaggacacggatgcggactcagatgGGTAAAAAGCAAAGTGGGATTTATTATTCAAAAACAAAGGTCAAAACAAAgccgcggctgagccggatgacaaaacttagactgaaatgaaaaacattaaCAGGACTATgaccaaaaacaaaagactaagcatggcatggataaatactttaCTAACGTGACGttgtggcatggcatgagggggtgaaaatcaggagcaaggtaaggatctcacaaactgaaaggggagaccagaaactaaatagggaagtGGGTGTGATtagtgactgggtgcagctggtggggaatgaacaggtgatgtgcgtgaaactaatgagcaagcatgggaagtgaggagaaaaacaatggcaaaacttaactaaacatgaactcaaaaaccaagacctaaaacattataaaactaaaaacatggggaaaagtcacgtgggcgtgacagagctccccctccccctcacggggcggatcccagacaacccaaaagtctgagggtgggagggaggggctcgaagccggagACGGTCGGCCAGACTTCCGGCACCGTGGCTGCAGTGGCCAATCTGGCATGTGGCCAGAGTTCCGGCTTCAAGTGGCAGGAGGCGTCTGGCGGGTGGCCAGACTTCCTGcgacgtggcggcaggaggtggtatggcgggcggccagacttcctgcgACGTGGCGGCAGAAGGAGGTGTCCGTCCGGCGGGAGGCCGGACATccgacgacgtggcaggagGAGAAGCCGGAGACCGTCCGGTGGGCGGCCGGACATCCGACGACGTagcaggaggagaagcaggagacCGTCCGGTGGGCGGCCGGACATccgacgacgtggcaggagGAGAAGCCGGAGACCGTCCGGCGGGCGGCCGGACATCCGGCGACGTGGCGGGAGGAgtcggtggtctggttggcacccagacacCCGTcgacgtggcggcaggaggaggcggtggtctggttggcatcCAGACACCCGTcgacgtggcggcaggaggagggccggggccccatggactctgaggctttgtcaggccctgtgggtTCTTGGTCGGGTTCTAGGACAGGTTCAAgttcaggctcgtggtcagtttcTCGGACAGGTTCTTGGTCGGGTTCTGGGACAGGCTCATGGACAGGTTCAGGGTCGggttcttggtcaggccctggggcctcatgGTCTGGGTCACTGGAATCAAAAACTGGAGAGGTGAGGGAGGATGTGAATTGCACAGCTACCTGTTCTGGCTCCAAGCCAAAAACGTCCAGTGAAGCAGCGCGGTGCACAGTCCTGGCATGATTCCAAGCGCCCTCCAGGTTATCGTGCCACCCCCGGAGCCCCCGCCTTACCGACAGGAACACCAGGAGTTTTCCAGCCACCCAAAGTCTCTCAGATGCGGAGCCCCGCTCAATAGTACGAAACAGCTCTTCGTATAAGTCCCAAAACTGGTTGGAATCCGCCGCATCCATTTTTTGGCCagatctttctgtcaggttggGATGGAGGATACGGATGCGgaattttttcaaaagaaaaactcagtttatttaacaaaaacaaagaaaaaacaaaaagcgcggcagagccggattcaaaaaacgtgactgttggaaaaagcaaacaaaaactcttggcatagcaataaataaatacttatcatGGGAAGGGACGAGGAACATGGAACAAACAGGTTTCTTGGCATGGAGAgcaaacaaagatccggcaaactgagaggggagattggagactaaatagggagtgagagtgagtgcagctgagggaaaaaacacaggtgaagtgagtgaactaataaacagagtgcagggaaactgaggcatggctaaaaaaaaactaaacatggactgaaaatcaaaacctggacctaaactgaatacaaaaacacaactgaaacctcaaactaaaaacgtgagtcccaTGGAGTGACAGGACTATgaccaaaaacaaaagactaagcttggcatggataaatacttaactaacgtgacgtcgtggcgtggcatggcatgaggggGTGAAAATCAGGCGCAAGGTAGGAAGGTAAGGATTTCACAAACTGagggggagactggaaactaaatagggaattGGGTGTGATtagtgactgggtgcagctggtggggaatgaacaggtgatgtgCGTGAAATTAATGAGcaagcatgggaagtgaggagaaaaacaatggcaaaacctaactaaatatgaactcaaaaaccaagacctaaaacattattaaacataaaactaaaaacatgggaatTAGTCATGTGGGCGTGACACCTTGGAAGCAAAGtataaaaaaataagagaaaGCTCAAGGCTTCTTCCCAGCTTTGTACTATTTACAGAATTATACTTTTGCTTACTTGGTTGTGCCTCGACCCATGATTGCTTTCTTTGTATTTCGCTCTGGTTTCAGCAGGATTATATAACATTTAGGTCCAAACAGCGCCACTAAGAGACCAAAACTGGAGGCCAGGATGGCAAATACCTCCACTGCATCTGCATATTTGCCTGGGGAATTAATATAAGCAGGAACGAAGGCCACCCACACAGCACAGAAAATCAACATGCTGAAAGTGATGAGTCTTGCCTCATTGAAACTGTCTGGAAGATTTCTTGCCAGAAAAGCTAACAAAAAACTGATGACAGCCAGTAAGCCTATATAGCCTAATAACACTGCAAAACCAACAGTGGATCCAATTACACACTCATAAACTATCTTGTCATTGTGGTATTTGGTGTTTTTATGTGGAGCTGGTGAAGCAGAGACGAGCCAAGCAGTGCAGATTGCTGCCTGAATGCAAGTCAGTGCCAAAActgttcctctctgctgcataGCACCGAACCACTTGAGGCTGGCTCCACCTCCTGGCTTGGAGGCTTTGAACACAGCCAGAACCACCATGGTTTTAACCAGGATGCATGAGACACAAAGCACAAAGCTGATCCCAAATGCTGCATGTCTCAGTTGGCATGTCCACAGTCTGGGTCGTCCGATGAACAGCAGTGAACACAGGAAGCAAAGTTTAAGTGACACCAAAAGCAGGAAGCTCAGTTCTGAATTATTGGCACGTACAATAGGTGTGCTGCGGTGACAGGTAAAAATCCCAAAAACAATGGTGCAGATACATGTGCCAAACAATGAAGCGGTTGTCAAGCAGATACCCAGAGGCTCCTGATAGGAGAGGAACTCTGTTTTCTTAGGAACACAGTGGTCACGCTGGGGACTGGACCAGAAGTCCTCTGGACAACTGATGCACTCCACAGAATCTATAAAACAATTGAAAATGCCATTTACCTTTGGTCATGATTAGACATGTCGCATTTTTATAGCATTGTGTGTTTGAATCATTTCTCACATATAGATCATTGGTCTGGGGAGAACTTCaggcataaaacacaaaagCTGCATTTCCATCCAGCAGTCTTTATGcatatattcaatatttaaaaCCAGCTTTAGTTAAACACCGAAATTCTCCAATAGCTTGAACAATTGTTGATTCTATCTTAGTTGGCCTCTCCACACCAATATATCAAGAGGGAGAAGATTCCTGTATAATCATGTTATGGTAATGATGAGACTAACCTGTTTTGTCACTGAACTTCCCTTCAGAACAAGGGACACAGTCAAAACAGCACACAGGTTGCCCTTTCTTTCTGGCCATGCGGGTACCTGGGGGACAGCTCTCACTACACACTGAACGGGGTGGCTGTGCAGAAAGTAAACATTTAATCACTTTTATTCTACAACACTATTCAACTGTTTCACACAAAACTAATGTTTgaacaacaataaataaaaaagaacctGATTAGAGTCAAAGTTCCAGAAAATCTTTCTTTCATCAAGTCTGAGTTCTTCACCATGAAGAGTCGTCTTTTTAACAACCCCCACATTTTGAACCTCAGTTCTTCCATCGGGGAGCCACAGCCAATTCATGATGTCATATATAGGTAAAGCATCACCATTCTTGTCAAAGGACACTTGATCACCAAATGGTGTTGTAAAGTTGACCTTTTCCAAGTAATATACTAGCTGCAGAGGAAGGCAATAAGTTCAGTATGATTAGGACTGTAACATCATGGGAAATAAAACATAATGTCTTGTCAGATGTTCTGTGCCAAATGCTTACTATGTTAAGTAAAATGCTCTTCTGTAGTGCACTGACAGTAATATCTTAAGCTGATTAAGATATTATGAATTACGATCAGCTGAACCTATACTAAAATTAGTACAGATAGCATTTGATTATAAAGTGATATCTCACCTGCCAGGGCTCCAATCTTTGCAAAGAGGCGCAGCTGTACCCATCAAAAGGCCCTGTCCCTGGCTCACACCGCAGCATGTCATCAAGTGCAAAAGCCAGGGCATAAACAGCTTTGTAAATATTGTACTCAGGTCTGAGTTTAGAAACATCCAAAAACTCTGTCTCCACACTTTCTAGATCTTCTTCTCCAGTACATAACACGCCTCCAGCTTCCACCCAACCAGCTGGAGGTGGTGTAAATCTACACTGAAATGTGTATTCCCAAAACTGATTTACCTGAAAAGTAATTCAAGCAAAGTCTGAACAAGACTACAGTAATTAGTGGTGCAATCACAGTTCCAAGTAAGGATTCTTATCTTACCATGCTGTTTTCATTGTTGCTTTTGTAATTAGGGCGTGTTCGTAATAGAAAATCTCTCAGTCCTGATATTTCTCCTCGACGGATGGCGATACCCAGTGTGCCACCCAAGTATGGCATGAAACGGGGTGTTTGTAGCACAGCTGCTGCCGTCCAGGCTTCACTGGCCATCCACTGCAGACCAGTCACATTCTGCTTTACCACCTGTTCATTGAATTTTAAAAGTAGGGAGGATATTACTTTTAAAATATAGTACTAACAATAATCCTAACCTCCGTTATCTATcataatagatagatagatagatagatagatagatagatagatagatagatagatacctCCTCCATGAGCTGAATCATGTTGATCTGATGTGCAAACACAACCACCACACGAGCTGTGGTTTTCTTCATCACTTCCACAATCCTCGTTAACTCAGCTGGGTTTTCACCCCAGGGCAAAATCTCTGAGTAGGCCAGACAACCTCCACCAGACTGAGTCAACTCAGTGTGAAATGACTGGGCAACATGGAGCCCATAGTCATCATCACTGACCAGCAGACCTACCCATGTCCAGCCAAAGCGTCTTAATATCTTAATCATTGCATGCACCTTTGTGGACACAAAGTTGAAGGATTAACATATATTTTAAATGGAAATTTAACATCATAATGACAACACTTTGAGCATTTTGATATTTAATGTTCAAAATCCATTCAgaataaaaagacaaatattcaTGCACTTTCTGTTAAATCTATTTTGCATATTTTCTCTAAATCTGAATCTCACCTGGAAGGCATCGCTTGGTATGGTTCTAAAGAAGGATGGAAACCTGTGGCGATCACTAAGGCAAGAACATGTGGCAAAGTAACTCACCTAAAAcaaaatatacaattaaaatcAAAATGTAAAGGTTGATGGAGAAACTCTGACAAACAGCAAAGATGTGTAATACCCCACCCCAGCAAAACTAAGATTGAGGGAAAGAAACTCACTATGGGCAGTCTGAATAAACCTATAACATCAGAGGTGGCAATAGAAAATGTTGAGAAGGAATCACCAATGATCCCCAGTACTGGAGGGCTCCCCGAACAGTTCTCCtgaagaagaaactgttcctgttgACCACTGGCCAGTGACAATGCAGCTCTGAATCCAATTACTAGTGTAGCACAGTTGTCATACAGACTGTATCCCAGAGTTAGATTCGGTAGCAGGTTAGGGTTTTTGTTGATCTCATCAATAGTGAAAGCCATGGTCATGGCATGTCTGAACCCTGGAGGATCAAAGCTGACACATAGAATGTCACAATTAAacactaaaaagaaaaacattgtatCAAGAAGCTGCAGTGATTCATCCTGTCAGCCATCTGCTGCATGAGTGTAACACTTACCCCTGGCAGCTGAGCGTACTTGGTTCTGAGGTGAACGTGAGCTCAGGGAAGACAGAGGTGTAGTGTACTTCAAACAGTCCACCCAGAATCACATCACCAGAAGAGTGCATACCATTAAGATGAAACCTTCTTCTTAATTTGCAAGATGAGAAAAGAGAAGAGCAGGAAGAGAATAAGGTCAAATAGACATACAAGGACATTGATGTGTGGTGAAATGCCCCCATAACTGCATCTCCTCCTCACACCACTGTTTCTTATCTTCCTAACTGGGGATTTTATACGCAGGGTTACCACCCTTCATGGTTTCATCATAGTTGGGGCAGGGCATACGCATACCAAATGAGCTCCAAATGCCATGATAATGTCAcatgtttgtatttttccatACCTCAAGACTTGAGACTTTTTGTAGTTATTATTCCAAGGTTTTTAATTGTATGCTTAAAGCTGAAGctcatcttttcttttattttcatcaGACACATCAAGTtgtgtgaaatgaaatgaatggcAATACATCTTTCAAACCACTAACAATGTTCAGTAACAGTAACAGTGAGCTGTTGAAagctaaatggaaaaaaaggaaaataaaaagttaaacaATTAGCAACAGATAGTCGGTGGAAGCTTGGAGTATCCTAAGAGAACCCACTCATGCACGGGCAGAGCATGTTAACTTCACACTGAAAGGCCAGCCAGGATTCGAACCAGTAGGGATTCTTGCTTTGGTGTGCACACCACCACACCTTCATTTAGTCCAAGATCAAACTACCAAGAGCTGTAATCAATGTTACTGTAAACACTGAAAGGTGGTGGTATGTCAGTTATCCACAATGGTGACAGAAAGTTGCTGGTCCCTTATGTTGTTCAATCATTGTTTAAGTGATAATACAATATTATCAATAATTTGATACTACACTTTGTCTGCATGGGGACAAAAAGTGACAGTGTTATACCAAGAAAAGAATACCAAGTCTAACACAATCTGCCCACAACTAACCGAAACCATGTAATTTTTCATATGGCATTAAAGTTGAAAacagttgaaaaagaaaatatataataCTATGATATGAAAAATACAAGAAAAGACGTCTTTGTTGACTCACCAAGCCAGTCAGAGATCAAAAACGTGTTGGTAGCGATAGATTAAGCatatcattttgaaataaatctgaaatctgaaataaattaaattaatctgTGAATCTTAAAGTTTTCATACACTTCTAGATTTTACTATGATGCCCACAAGATGATAGTGTCACAGTGAGACTTTACATCAGTGTACAGATACCTGTCCTCCTTTAACTATACTTTGTATACAGTAACTTCTGGTTGGGACATTGTGTTGAGAACATTGTGAAAATTAGTACCCA encodes:
- the LOC142388233 gene encoding extracellular calcium-sensing receptor-like, which codes for MHSSGDVILGGLFEVHYTSVFPELTFTSEPSTLSCQGFDPPGFRHAMTMAFTIDEINKNPNLLPNLTLGYSLYDNCATLVIGFRAALSLASGQQEQFLLQENCSGSPPVLGIIGDSFSTFSIATSDVIGLFRLPIVSYFATCSCLSDRHRFPSFFRTIPSDAFQVHAMIKILRRFGWTWVGLLVSDDDYGLHVAQSFHTELTQSGGGCLAYSEILPWGENPAELTRIVEVMKKTTARVVVVFAHQINMIQLMEEVVKQNVTGLQWMASEAWTAAAVLQTPRFMPYLGGTLGIAIRRGEISGLRDFLLRTRPNYKSNNENSMVNQFWEYTFQCRFTPPPAGWVEAGGVLCTGEEDLESVETEFLDVSKLRPEYNIYKAVYALAFALDDMLRCEPGTGPFDGYSCASLQRLEPWQLVYYLEKVNFTTPFGDQVSFDKNGDALPIYDIMNWLWLPDGRTEVQNVGVVKKTTLHGEELRLDERKIFWNFDSNQPPRSVCSESCPPGTRMARKKGQPVCCFDCVPCSEGKFSDKTDSVECISCPEDFWSSPQRDHCVPKKTEFLSYQEPLGICLTTASLFGTCICTIVFGIFTCHRSTPIVRANNSELSFLLLVSLKLCFLCSLLFIGRPRLWTCQLRHAAFGISFVLCVSCILVKTMVVLAVFKASKPGGGASLKWFGAMQQRGTVLALTCIQAAICTAWLVSASPAPHKNTKYHNDKIVYECVIGSTVGFAVLLGYIGLLAVISFLLAFLARNLPDSFNEARLITFSMLIFCAVWVAFVPAYINSPGKYADAVEVFAILASSFGLLVALFGPKCYIILLKPERNTKKAIMGRGTTK